In Rhizorhabdus phycosphaerae, the genomic stretch AGGCCGCGCCGGTGAAATTGGGCTGGGAATAGGCGCTATAGTCGGGGCAGGCCGGAACGGCAGCGACCGACCGGCTGACCACGATGCGCATATTGCCCGGCGCCAGTGCGCCCGGCGTCACCGGCGCACCATCGCTCAGGAACAGGCCGTAGCGCGCGACCAAAGGCGCGATCGCGTCGGCGGGCGTCCCGGGCGCGGTGCCGGTATCGACGCTCACCCGGTCGCCATAGTCCAGGCCGAGGGCATCGAACCATTGCAGGACCCGGGCCCGGTCGTCGGAGCCGAGCTCCCCCGCCGGGACGTCGAACGTATAATCGCTGCGCTGGACGACCGGTTGATGGACGGATTCGACCCCGCGATTGGATCGGGCGGACAGGGCCG encodes the following:
- a CDS encoding CpaD family pilus assembly protein is translated as MRAPVLLIVASLAAMAPAALSARSNRGVESVHQPVVQRSDYTFDVPAGELGSDDRARVLQWFDALGLDYGDRVSVDTGTAPGTPADAIAPLVARYGLFLSDGAPVTPGALAPGNMRIVVSRSVAAVPACPDYSAYSQPNFTGAASSNFGCGINSTIAAMVANPEDLVRGRRGRGSTADTAAKAIKVWRDAVPTSQNGLKIESTKGGGQ